In one Alnus glutinosa chromosome 12, dhAlnGlut1.1, whole genome shotgun sequence genomic region, the following are encoded:
- the LOC133852284 gene encoding probable E3 ubiquitin-protein ligase BAH1-like 1, producing MKFCKKYQEYMQGQEKKLPGLGFKKLKKMLKKCRSDFQSGNPIDGLHHNQTCPDHHDSQTCPHHCPVCDGTFFPSLLKEMSAVVGFFNERAKKLLELHLASGFRKYFIWIKGKLKKKHVTLIQEGKDLVTYALINAVAVRKILKKYDKVHYSKQGQAFKSQAQSMHIEILQSPWLCELMAFHINLRESKAESSKASALFEGCNLTYNDDGQPSLTCELFDSVKVDIDLTCSICLETVFDPVALTCGHIFCYMCACSAASVTIVDGLKAAEPKAKCPLCRQAGVYEGAVHLDELNILLSRSCHEYWEARLQTERVERLRQIKDYWGHQCQAFMGV from the exons ATGAAGTTTTGCAAGAAATACCAGGAGTACATGCAAGGGCAAGAGAAGAAATTACCTGGGCTTGGATTCAAGAAGCTTAAGAAGATGTTGAAGAAGTGCCGGAGCGATTTTCAGTCCGGCAATCCCATCGATGGACTCCATCACAACCAAACATGCCCTGATCACCATGACAGCCAAACATGCCCTCACCATTGCCCAG TGTGCGATGGAAccttctttccttctcttctcAAGGAAATGTCTGCAGTAGTAGGTTTCTTCAATGAGCGTGCCAAGAAATTGCTTGAGCTCCATCTTGCTTCTGGCTTTCGGAAGTACTTTATTTGGATCAAAGGTAAGCTTAAAAAGAAACATGTTACCTTAATCCAAGAAGGAAAGGATCTTGTTACTTATGCACTCATCAACGCCGTCGCAGTCCGAAAAATACTAAAGAAATACGATAAG GTTCATTACTCTAAGCAAGGTCAGGCCTTCAAGTCACAAGCTCAAAGCATGCATATTGAAATTCTGCAGAGTCCCTGGCTGTGTGAGCTTATGGCTTTTCACATAAATCTAAGGGAAAGCAAGGCGGAGTCTAGCAAGGCATCAGCTCTGTTTGAGGGATGCAACCTCACATATAATGATGATGGCCAACCATCACTTACTTGTGAGCTCTTTGATTCCGTCAAAGTTGATATTGACCTCACTTGTTCCATATGCTTG GAAACAGTCTTTGATCCGGTTGCCCTCACTTGTGGCCACATATTCTGCTACATGTGTGCTTGCTCAGCCGCATCAGTGACTATTGTTGATGGCCTAAAGGCAGCAGAGCCTAAAGCAAAATGCCCTCTATGTCGACAG GCGGGAGTTTATGAAGGTGCTGTACACTTGGATGAGCTTAATATTCTATTAAGCCGCAG TTGTCATGAGTACTGGGAGGCGCGGCTTCAAACAG
- the LOC133852137 gene encoding universal stress protein PHOS34-like, giving the protein MASSEKQVMVVGIDDSEQSIYALEWTLDHLFVPCASNPPFKLVIVHAKPTPTSAIGLAGPGAAEVLPLVEADLKKIAARVVEKAKEICISKLVNDVMVEVVEGDGRNVLCEAVERHHASILVVGSHGYGAIKRAVLGSVSDYCAHHAHCTVMIVKRPKTKH; this is encoded by the exons ATGGCGTCCTCAGAGAAACAAGTGATGGTGGTAGGGATCGACGACAGCGAGCAAAGCATATACGCGCTGGAGTGGACGCTGGACCACTTATTCGTCCCCTGCGCCTCCAACCCTCCTTTCAAGCTCGTCATCGTCCACGCCAAGCCCACTCCCACCTCCGCCATCGGCCTTGCCGGTCCTG GAGCGGCCGAGGTTTTGCCGTTGGTGGAGGCCGATTTGAAGAAGATCGCTGCCCGAGTAGTTGAAAAGGCCAAGGAAATTTGCATCAGTAAATtg GTGAATGATGTGATGGTGGAGGTTGTGGAAGGAGATGGTAGGAATGTTCTCTGTGAGGCTGTGGAGAGACACCATGCATCCATTTTGGTTGTTGGTAGTCATGGCTATGGAGCTATTAAGAG GGCTGTTTTAGGCAGTGTCAGCGACTATTGTGCTCATCATGCTCACTGCACCGTCATGATTGTGAAGAGGCCCAAAACCAAACATTAA
- the LOC133851928 gene encoding universal stress protein PHOS34-like — MATSEKQVMVVGFDDHEHSAYALEWTLKHFFAPFTSNPPFKLVIVHAKPSPPSVAIPEASEILRYTEADLKKIAARVAESVEEICRNKLENEAIVEVMQGDPRNVLCDAVEKHQASVLVVGCHGYGAIKRAVIGSVSDYCAHHAHCSIMIVKKPKTKH; from the exons ATGGCGACATCTGAGAAGCAAGTGATGGTGGTCGGTTTCGACGATCATGAACACAGCGCATACGCTTTGGAATGGACTCTGAAGCACTTCTTCGCTCCCTTTACCTCAAATCCTCCTTTCAAGCTTGTCATCGTCCATGCCAAACCCTCTCCTCCCTCTGTTGCCATTCCCG AAGCCTCCGAAATTTTACGATATACAGAGGCAGACTTGAAAAAGATAGCTGCCCGAGTTGCAGAAAGCGTTGAGGAAATATGCCGCAATAAATTg GAGAATGAGGCCATAGTGGAGGTGATGCAAGGAGATCCTAGGAATGTTCTTTGTGATGCTGTGGAGAAACACCAGGCTTCTGTGTTGGTTGTGGGTTGTCATGGGTATGGAGCTATAAAAAGGGCTGTTATAGGCAGTGTCAGTGACTACTGTGCTCATCATGCTCACTGCTCCATCATGATTGTGAAGAAGCCCAAAACCAAACACTAA